Proteins from one Pirellulales bacterium genomic window:
- the scpB gene encoding SMC-Scp complex subunit ScpB, translating to MSAARKVNSPDDEADDTPAKPQQFAGGAGREPTPQRRLSADSLARAFENARRAFSGRQRRQQPAEPPRADELAEAQPSASATGLGPAPPDERPPHAADASAIRREPPAHEDPLEPALIAEREGAEASELDVDASAAADSTNLWPAAPGFETAHWDDEELPDELAATEEVTPQGLVEAMLFVGDPSGLPLSSDRMAALLRGVEAAEVDALVEQLNRRYETSGCPYEIITTGGGFRLALRPEFDKLRDRFLGRTRAARLSQAAIEVLAAVAYNQPLTAEQVNQLRGTPSGPILAQLVRRQLLSVERTDTKPRVTTYSTTPRFLALFGLQSLDDLPRSEEVNQR from the coding sequence ATGTCGGCCGCGCGCAAGGTGAACTCGCCCGACGACGAGGCCGACGACACACCGGCCAAGCCGCAGCAGTTTGCCGGCGGCGCAGGTCGCGAGCCCACTCCGCAGCGGCGGCTTTCGGCCGACAGCCTCGCGCGGGCCTTCGAAAACGCGCGACGCGCGTTCAGCGGACGCCAGCGACGACAGCAGCCCGCCGAGCCGCCGCGCGCCGATGAGCTGGCCGAAGCGCAGCCGTCAGCCAGCGCAACGGGGCTCGGCCCTGCGCCACCGGACGAACGGCCGCCCCATGCGGCGGACGCTTCGGCGATCCGACGCGAGCCACCGGCACACGAAGATCCGCTCGAACCGGCGCTGATCGCCGAAAGGGAAGGAGCCGAAGCCTCGGAACTCGACGTCGACGCGTCGGCTGCAGCCGATTCGACAAATCTCTGGCCGGCCGCGCCCGGTTTCGAAACTGCCCACTGGGACGACGAGGAGCTGCCCGACGAGCTGGCCGCGACTGAAGAGGTCACGCCGCAAGGGCTGGTCGAAGCGATGTTGTTCGTGGGCGACCCGTCGGGCCTGCCCTTGTCGAGCGATCGGATGGCGGCACTGCTGCGCGGGGTCGAAGCCGCGGAGGTCGATGCCCTCGTCGAGCAGTTGAATCGCCGTTATGAGACCAGCGGCTGCCCCTACGAAATCATCACCACCGGGGGCGGCTTTCGCCTGGCGCTGCGGCCGGAGTTCGACAAGTTGCGCGACCGTTTCCTCGGGCGGACGCGTGCCGCACGGCTCTCGCAAGCGGCGATCGAGGTGCTCGCCGCCGTGGCCTACAACCAGCCGCTCACGGCCGAACAAGTCAACCAGTTACGTGGTACGCCGAGCGGGCCGATCCTGGCGCAGCTCGTGCGACGACAATTGCTGAGCGTCGAGCGCACCGACACCAAGCCGCGCGTGACGACCTATTCGACCACGCCGCGGTTTCTCGCCTTGTTCGGCCTGCAAAGCCTCGACGACCTGCCGCGCAGCGAAGAAGTCAATCAGCGCTAG
- a CDS encoding sugar phosphate isomerase/epimerase produces MKFGMNLLLWTDTLHDGLMPVLSELKSLGYDGVELPIFELDPQKYGTWGKRLAELGLECTAVTVRGPDDNPISPDPKIRAKAVELNKLALECCEAAGAQTLVGPYHSALGIFTGAGPTADEWRYGIETMQKTAEHAQTHGVMLGIEYLNRFECYLLNTAADTARFVREVGHPHCRMMYDTFHSHIEEKDTAAAIKTCAAETVHVHISENDRSTPGAGQVQWDVTFDTLKSVGYDGWLVIEAFGLALPNLVAATKIWRRMYKDEMQLARDGLAFMKQQVVKRA; encoded by the coding sequence ATGAAATTCGGCATGAATCTGCTGTTATGGACCGACACCCTGCACGACGGTTTGATGCCCGTGCTGTCGGAATTGAAATCGCTGGGCTACGACGGCGTCGAATTGCCGATCTTCGAGCTCGATCCGCAAAAATATGGCACCTGGGGCAAGCGGCTCGCCGAGTTGGGCCTGGAATGCACAGCCGTGACGGTCCGCGGGCCGGACGACAACCCGATCAGCCCCGATCCGAAAATTCGGGCCAAGGCGGTCGAGTTGAATAAGCTGGCGCTGGAGTGCTGCGAAGCGGCCGGTGCCCAGACCCTCGTGGGACCGTATCACTCGGCGCTGGGCATCTTCACCGGGGCGGGCCCCACGGCCGACGAATGGCGTTACGGCATCGAGACGATGCAGAAGACGGCCGAGCACGCCCAGACGCACGGCGTGATGCTGGGCATCGAGTATCTCAACCGGTTCGAGTGCTACCTGCTCAACACCGCCGCCGACACGGCGCGGTTCGTGCGCGAGGTGGGCCACCCGCATTGCCGGATGATGTACGACACGTTCCATTCGCACATCGAGGAAAAGGACACGGCCGCGGCGATCAAGACCTGCGCGGCCGAGACGGTCCACGTCCACATCTCCGAGAACGACCGCAGCACTCCCGGCGCCGGCCAGGTGCAATGGGACGTGACCTTCGACACGCTCAAGAGCGTCGGCTACGACGGCTGGCTGGTGATCGAGGCCTTTGGCCTGGCGCTGCCCAATTTGGTCGCGGCGACAAAGATCTGGCGGCGGATGTATAAAGATGAAATGCAACTGGCGCGCGACGGCCTGGCCTTTATGAAGCAGCAGGTCGTCAAGCGCGCCTAG
- a CDS encoding Gfo/Idh/MocA family oxidoreductase: MAKNLRIGMIGYGFMGRAHSNGYRQVSQFFQLPYRPVLAACCARNEDAIQAFAANWGYESYETDWRKLIARKDIDAVDICVPNNLHKEIAIAAAEAGKMVLCEKPLAMNAAEGEAMCQAVEKAKVPNTVWYNYRRVPAVTLAKRLIDEGRLGRVFHYRANFLQDWTIAADLPQGGTGLWRLDAAAAGSGVTGDLLAHCIDTAYWLNGAVNSVTAMTETFVKERMHNLTGKLEKVSIDDACAFLCRFANGSLGLFESTRYARGHKALYTFEVNGEKASLKWDLHDLHRLEYFDHGDEGRLRGWRSIHVTDHGGDHPYMDKWWVPGLQIGYEHSFTHQVADFLASLGSGTPCAPTFRDALVTQKICDAVLESAQCGRWVDIG; the protein is encoded by the coding sequence ATGGCCAAGAATCTGCGCATCGGGATGATCGGCTATGGCTTCATGGGCCGAGCCCATTCGAACGGCTATCGCCAGGTGAGCCAGTTTTTCCAGTTGCCCTACCGCCCGGTGCTGGCGGCCTGCTGTGCCCGCAATGAAGACGCCATCCAGGCCTTCGCCGCGAACTGGGGCTACGAGTCGTACGAGACCGATTGGCGAAAGCTGATCGCGCGGAAGGACATCGACGCGGTCGACATCTGCGTGCCGAACAACCTGCACAAAGAAATCGCCATCGCCGCCGCCGAGGCGGGCAAGATGGTGCTGTGCGAGAAGCCGCTGGCAATGAACGCCGCCGAAGGCGAGGCCATGTGCCAGGCAGTCGAAAAGGCCAAGGTCCCCAACACGGTCTGGTACAACTATCGCCGCGTGCCGGCCGTCACGCTGGCCAAACGGCTGATCGACGAGGGCCGCTTGGGCCGCGTGTTCCATTACCGCGCCAATTTCCTCCAGGACTGGACCATCGCGGCCGACTTGCCCCAAGGCGGTACGGGCCTGTGGCGGCTCGACGCCGCGGCGGCCGGCTCGGGCGTGACCGGCGACCTCTTGGCCCATTGCATCGACACGGCCTACTGGCTCAACGGCGCCGTCAACAGCGTCACGGCGATGACCGAGACGTTTGTCAAAGAGCGGATGCACAATCTGACGGGCAAGCTGGAAAAGGTCAGCATTGACGATGCCTGTGCCTTCCTGTGCCGGTTTGCCAATGGCTCGCTCGGCCTGTTCGAATCGACCCGTTATGCCCGCGGTCACAAGGCCCTGTACACGTTCGAGGTGAACGGCGAGAAGGCCTCGCTGAAGTGGGACCTGCACGATCTGCACCGGCTGGAGTACTTCGATCACGGCGACGAAGGGCGGCTCCGCGGCTGGCGCTCGATCCACGTGACCGACCACGGCGGCGATCATCCGTACATGGACAAGTGGTGGGTGCCGGGCCTGCAGATCGGCTACGAGCACAGCTTCACCCACCAGGTGGCCGATTTCCTCGCGAGCCTCGGCAGTGGCACGCCCTGCGCGCCCACCTTCCGCGACGCCCTGGTGACGCAGAAAATCTGCGACGCGGTGCTCGAAAGCGCGCAGTGCGGCCGGTGGGTCGACATCGGCTGA
- a CDS encoding sugar phosphate isomerase/epimerase encodes MAKRRISIGTWAYSIGPYANSPVPFPEVVTKLHELGFDGLELGGFGVHPNPDLQKTKDERAQVRALWESKGMGCSGLAADLWSEKLISAPTNDSYLATFRKNVEFCNDLGIEVIRVDTTEDPGVLGQVGNEPKQATMVPYEQALRRVADTWRQCAQEAADRGVRVVWEFEPGFAFNKPSDVLRVLDAVNHDNFSTMFDTCHANMVAVHGARQPGQKETLAGGIRELAEKLKGKIGRLHLIDSDGTLHDNHTSTHPPFGEGNLNFDEFMPAIVAAGCPDNWWTIDLCFWPDAWKATEKCKRGIDALAAKYG; translated from the coding sequence ATGGCCAAACGACGCATCTCGATCGGCACCTGGGCCTATTCGATCGGCCCCTACGCCAACTCGCCCGTACCGTTTCCCGAAGTCGTCACGAAGCTGCACGAACTGGGTTTCGACGGCCTCGAGCTGGGCGGCTTCGGCGTGCATCCCAACCCCGACCTGCAAAAGACCAAGGACGAGCGTGCTCAGGTCCGGGCGCTGTGGGAATCGAAGGGGATGGGCTGCAGCGGCCTGGCGGCCGACCTGTGGAGCGAAAAGCTGATCTCCGCGCCCACGAACGATTCGTACCTGGCGACGTTCCGCAAGAACGTCGAGTTCTGCAACGACCTGGGCATCGAGGTGATCCGCGTCGACACGACCGAAGACCCCGGCGTGCTGGGGCAGGTGGGCAACGAGCCGAAGCAGGCGACGATGGTGCCCTACGAGCAGGCGCTGCGGCGCGTGGCCGACACCTGGCGCCAATGTGCCCAGGAAGCGGCCGACCGGGGCGTGCGCGTGGTGTGGGAATTCGAGCCGGGCTTCGCCTTCAACAAGCCGAGCGACGTGCTGCGCGTGCTCGACGCGGTGAATCATGACAATTTCTCGACCATGTTCGACACCTGCCACGCGAACATGGTGGCCGTGCACGGAGCGCGCCAGCCGGGCCAGAAAGAAACGCTCGCCGGCGGCATCCGCGAACTGGCTGAAAAACTCAAGGGCAAGATCGGCCGGTTGCACCTGATCGACTCGGACGGCACGCTGCACGACAACCATACGAGCACGCACCCGCCGTTCGGCGAAGGCAACCTCAATTTCGACGAGTTCATGCCGGCGATCGTCGCGGCCGGTTGTCCCGACAACTGGTGGACGATCGATCTCTGCTTCTGGCCGGACGCCTGGAAAGCAACCGAGAAGTGCAAGCGCGGCATCGACGCGCTGGCCGCCAAGTACGGTTGA
- a CDS encoding aldose 1-epimerase family protein — MPAPTWLLSDTRADLDCGDLSLGTADFMGAQRPLSVRRRYLRGGLRDGVEVIEVETERFDFTIVPTRGMGLWKAGHTAASRDARFVLGWQAPVQGPVHPRNVNLWEPGGLGWLSGFDELLCRCGLESNGGPDYDANGRLCYPLHGKIANTPAWQTRVSFDAERQELRVEGTCDETRLFHSKLRLETSYRVRLGESRLTIHDVVTNLSAEPAGLQLLYHTNFGPPLLERGARVVLPAKSVIPQTPRAAEGVETWDVYGPPEAGFTEQVYFFELAAGADGRAETMLVNAAGDRAATLRFRADQLPCFTLWKSTQAETDGYVTGLEPSINLPNVRSFEERQGRVTPLEGGESRTFELELGLTTDAAEIAATAQRIASAAGGAPKIYTQPQPGWSAG; from the coding sequence ATGCCCGCGCCAACCTGGTTGCTGAGCGACACCCGAGCCGATCTCGACTGCGGCGACCTGTCGCTCGGCACCGCCGATTTCATGGGTGCCCAGCGGCCGCTGAGCGTGCGCCGACGTTACCTCCGCGGCGGCCTTCGCGACGGCGTCGAGGTGATCGAAGTCGAAACCGAACGGTTCGATTTTACGATCGTGCCCACGCGCGGCATGGGCCTGTGGAAAGCCGGCCACACCGCGGCCTCGCGCGACGCACGGTTCGTGCTCGGCTGGCAGGCACCCGTCCAGGGGCCCGTCCATCCGCGCAACGTGAATCTCTGGGAGCCCGGGGGGCTGGGATGGCTGTCGGGCTTCGATGAACTACTTTGCCGCTGCGGATTGGAGAGCAACGGCGGGCCCGACTACGACGCCAACGGCCGGCTCTGCTATCCGCTGCACGGCAAGATCGCCAACACGCCGGCCTGGCAGACACGCGTCTCGTTCGACGCCGAGCGCCAGGAGCTTAGGGTCGAAGGGACCTGCGACGAGACGCGCCTGTTCCACTCGAAGCTGCGGCTCGAGACCAGCTATCGCGTGCGCCTCGGCGAATCGCGGCTTACGATTCACGACGTGGTCACGAACCTCTCGGCCGAGCCGGCCGGTCTGCAATTGCTCTATCACACCAATTTCGGTCCACCGCTCTTGGAGCGCGGCGCGCGCGTCGTGCTGCCGGCCAAGAGCGTGATCCCACAGACACCCCGGGCCGCCGAGGGAGTGGAGACCTGGGACGTGTACGGACCGCCCGAGGCGGGCTTTACCGAACAGGTGTACTTCTTCGAGCTGGCCGCCGGCGCCGACGGGCGCGCCGAGACGATGCTGGTCAACGCGGCCGGCGATCGCGCGGCCACGCTGCGCTTCCGCGCGGACCAGTTACCCTGCTTCACGCTCTGGAAAAGCACCCAAGCGGAGACCGACGGCTATGTCACCGGCCTGGAGCCATCGATCAACCTGCCGAACGTGCGTTCGTTTGAGGAACGGCAAGGCCGCGTCACGCCGCTGGAAGGCGGCGAAAGCCGCACGTTCGAATTGGAATTGGGCCTGACGACCGACGCCGCCGAAATCGCGGCCACGGCCCAGCGAATCGCATCCGCCGCCGGCGGTGCTCCGAAAATCTACACCCAACCCCAACCCGGCTGGTCGGCGGGGTAA
- a CDS encoding metalloregulator ArsR/SmtB family transcription factor has protein sequence MVKQKSVRLDRTFQALADPTRRAILVRLGRGESSVTDLARPFRMSLPAVSKHLRVLERAGLVARRREGRVHHLRLRPEALRDAESWIAEQRQFWESRLDALDKFLQDAN, from the coding sequence ATGGTTAAACAAAAATCAGTTCGGCTCGATCGCACGTTTCAAGCGCTGGCCGACCCTACGCGCCGAGCGATCCTGGTCCGGCTGGGCCGGGGCGAAAGCTCGGTCACGGACCTGGCGCGGCCGTTTCGCATGTCGCTGCCGGCCGTATCGAAGCACCTGCGCGTGCTCGAGCGCGCCGGCCTGGTCGCGCGTCGCAGGGAGGGCCGGGTGCATCACCTGCGGCTGCGTCCCGAGGCCCTGCGCGACGCCGAGAGCTGGATCGCCGAACAGCGCCAATTCTGGGAATCCCGCTTGGACGCGCTCGACAAATTCTTGCAGGACGCAAATTAG
- a CDS encoding MFS transporter, with translation MSSDPSRNHLDRHERRRSLAWAHVNGALWSIGNGLTTGPLVSYFAQDLGAKGIELAILLALPAVVGLYRLFAPRWITLCGGAKRACLVALAASYLLLATLPLIVLEASVSASPRWALAAVIGLLCVHQLLEFIGTVALWSWLADLVPAPIRGRYFGRRNAWQLVVLVPTLLASGRLIDLWREHWPEQILLAYALVTGAGAILLLASLGPLVAMVPTPLRRIAPSSAHAGRPTAWLDVFACVPFRWLLVFGCWLSFFNGLTQVAQNVYPKQVLHIGLATLAVLQSTMRIGQIGVGLWAGGFSDRYGNRPTLVLGQLLVAAGPLCYFLSRGNWPSGVFWIGAAYVLWSAYAALNVCLPNLMLKLVPDASRGAGIAIYFAATSLAYAVSTVLGGVLFDALKSHGPWSVGPFAVDVYAIQFLAGWVTRSLAVVWLLLLAEPGAWHWSQIWRRRSRPGAALPQP, from the coding sequence TTGTCGAGCGATCCTTCACGCAATCACTTGGATCGCCACGAGCGCCGGCGGTCGCTGGCCTGGGCCCACGTGAACGGGGCCCTGTGGTCGATCGGCAATGGCCTGACGACCGGACCGCTGGTGAGCTACTTCGCGCAGGACCTGGGTGCCAAGGGGATCGAGCTGGCAATCCTGCTGGCGCTGCCGGCCGTGGTCGGATTGTACCGGCTGTTTGCGCCCCGGTGGATCACGCTGTGCGGCGGTGCGAAACGCGCGTGTCTGGTGGCGCTGGCGGCCAGCTACCTGCTCTTGGCGACGCTCCCGCTCATCGTGCTCGAGGCGAGCGTGTCGGCTTCGCCGCGCTGGGCCCTGGCGGCGGTGATCGGCCTATTGTGCGTACATCAGTTACTCGAGTTCATCGGCACCGTGGCCCTGTGGAGCTGGCTCGCCGATCTCGTGCCGGCGCCGATCCGCGGTCGCTATTTCGGCCGACGCAATGCCTGGCAGTTGGTCGTGCTGGTACCCACCTTGCTCGCCAGCGGTCGGTTGATCGACCTCTGGCGCGAGCACTGGCCCGAGCAAATCCTGCTCGCCTATGCCCTGGTGACCGGTGCGGGCGCTATCTTGCTGCTGGCGTCGCTCGGGCCGCTCGTGGCGATGGTGCCCACGCCGTTGCGCCGGATTGCACCGTCCAGTGCGCACGCCGGCCGCCCGACGGCCTGGCTCGACGTGTTCGCCTGCGTGCCGTTTCGCTGGCTGCTGGTGTTTGGCTGCTGGCTGTCGTTTTTCAACGGCCTGACGCAGGTCGCGCAGAACGTCTATCCCAAGCAGGTCCTGCACATCGGCCTGGCAACCTTGGCCGTGTTGCAGAGCACGATGCGCATCGGCCAGATCGGTGTGGGACTCTGGGCCGGCGGATTCAGCGATCGCTACGGCAACCGGCCGACGTTGGTGCTCGGGCAGTTGCTCGTTGCGGCCGGCCCGTTGTGCTACTTCCTGTCCCGGGGCAACTGGCCGTCGGGCGTGTTCTGGATTGGCGCCGCCTATGTGTTGTGGAGCGCATACGCCGCGCTCAACGTTTGCCTGCCGAATTTGATGCTCAAGCTGGTCCCCGACGCGAGCCGTGGGGCGGGCATTGCGATTTACTTTGCGGCGACGAGCCTGGCGTATGCCGTGAGCACCGTGTTGGGCGGTGTGTTGTTCGATGCCCTCAAGTCGCATGGCCCCTGGTCGGTCGGCCCCTTTGCGGTCGATGTTTACGCCATCCAATTCCTCGCCGGCTGGGTGACTCGCAGCCTGGCCGTGGTTTGGCTGCTGCTGCTCGCCGAGCCAGGCGCTTGGCATTGGTCGCAGATCTGGCGCCGCCGTTCTCGGCCGGGCGCCGCGTTGCCACAACCCTAG
- a CDS encoding DUF1501 domain-containing protein, giving the protein MNRGCPNLRRTAPITRRELLRVGQLALFGLGMPRLLAGRARAAELASEAAASSFGRARSCILLFMWGGPAHQDTWDLKPDAPAEIRGEFRPIATRVPGIQICEHFPRLAERTDRLAIVRSMTHGDVDHTTATSYLLTGQPPNPTSDLRKDWPHLGAVLAQQGRGTGPLPPFVQMRPKLENDVPRFVEQSHGQSAGWLGPTFDPMTIDADPSRADYRVGDFDPQPGLQRTRIAQRRELLAEVDRQLRGATASPAFDVLDQHYARAYGLLDSAVGRGAFDLEQEPAALRERYGLNAHGQSVLQARRLIEHGVPVVTVFWPSDGIKNVSVYWDTHSRNFIDLRERLMPVADQAFSALLDDLAERGLLDETLVVWTGEFGRTPKVGQRNSDAGAGRDGRDHWPGCFTSVLAGGGIRGGTVYGASDRMAAYPAADAVRPVDLVATAYHCLGISPELTVHDSLNRPLVVCPGAPIRELLV; this is encoded by the coding sequence GTGAATCGTGGTTGCCCGAATCTCCGGCGAACGGCACCGATTACCCGGCGCGAGCTGTTGCGCGTCGGGCAATTGGCCCTGTTCGGCCTGGGCATGCCCAGGCTGCTGGCGGGCCGTGCCCGGGCCGCCGAACTGGCGAGCGAAGCGGCAGCGTCCAGCTTCGGCCGAGCCCGATCGTGCATCCTGCTGTTCATGTGGGGGGGGCCTGCCCATCAAGATACCTGGGACCTGAAGCCCGACGCGCCGGCGGAGATTCGCGGCGAATTCCGGCCGATCGCGACGCGCGTGCCGGGCATCCAGATTTGCGAACACTTTCCACGGCTGGCCGAGCGCACGGACCGGCTGGCCATTGTCCGCTCGATGACGCACGGCGACGTCGACCACACGACCGCCACGAGTTATCTGCTCACCGGCCAGCCGCCGAACCCCACGAGCGACCTGCGCAAGGATTGGCCACACCTGGGTGCGGTGCTCGCGCAGCAAGGACGCGGTACGGGGCCGTTGCCGCCGTTTGTCCAGATGCGGCCCAAGCTCGAGAACGATGTGCCGCGATTCGTCGAACAGAGCCACGGTCAGTCGGCCGGTTGGCTCGGCCCGACTTTCGATCCGATGACGATCGATGCCGATCCGAGCCGCGCCGACTACCGGGTCGGCGACTTCGACCCGCAGCCCGGGCTGCAACGGACGCGCATCGCCCAGCGGCGCGAGTTGCTGGCCGAGGTCGATCGACAATTGCGCGGCGCGACGGCTTCGCCGGCCTTCGACGTGCTCGATCAGCATTATGCCCGGGCCTACGGGCTGCTCGATTCGGCCGTCGGGCGCGGGGCGTTCGACCTCGAGCAAGAGCCCGCCGCCCTGCGCGAACGCTACGGTCTGAACGCGCATGGGCAATCGGTGCTGCAAGCCCGGCGGTTGATCGAGCATGGCGTGCCGGTGGTGACCGTCTTCTGGCCGAGCGACGGCATCAAGAACGTGAGCGTCTACTGGGACACCCACAGCCGGAATTTTATCGACCTGCGCGAGCGGCTCATGCCGGTGGCCGACCAGGCATTCTCGGCCTTGCTCGACGACCTGGCCGAGCGGGGCTTGCTCGACGAGACGCTCGTCGTCTGGACGGGCGAATTCGGCCGCACACCCAAGGTGGGCCAGCGCAACAGCGACGCCGGCGCCGGGCGCGACGGCCGCGATCATTGGCCCGGTTGCTTTACGAGCGTGCTGGCCGGCGGCGGGATTCGCGGCGGTACGGTGTATGGCGCGTCGGACCGGATGGCGGCCTACCCGGCGGCCGATGCCGTGCGGCCAGTCGACCTGGTGGCGACCGCCTATCATTGCCTGGGCATCTCGCCCGAACTGACGGTGCACGACTCGCTGAACCGGCCGCTGGTCGTCTGTCCCGGCGCGCCGATCCGCGAGCTGCTGGTCTGA
- a CDS encoding sialate O-acetylesterase: MSSRFRWMCSLAALVGCSLVSPALAEVRLSGLFTDHLILQRGMPVPIWGTGDNGEMVTVSFAGHEAKATIEGGRWQVTLPELEASAESRELSVKGTNLITIKDVVVGEVWLASGQSNMQWPVNRSADPEQTIAAANHPLLRLYTVPRQAADEPQADVMSHWEICSPESVPEFSAVGYAFGLHLHDALKVPVGIISTNYGGTPAEAWTSKEELGANEALSYMLTNPPAMGVQRPYGLYNAMIHPLIPAAFRGAIWYQGESNAPRAYEYRTLFPVMINCWRKAFARGDFPFLFVQLAPFMKIEPEPGDSAWAELREAQLYTSQTVPNTAQAVITDLGDEVDIHPKAKAPVGNRLGMAARALAYGEPIIYRGPVYKSVEFKGADAILSFDSVGAGLVAKDGPLTGFAVAGADQKFHKAEARIDGDKVIVTCAQVAEPMAVRYGWANFPVVNLWNQDGLPASPFRTDDFPLTTKPK; the protein is encoded by the coding sequence ATGTCTTCTCGTTTCCGTTGGATGTGCAGCCTGGCGGCGCTCGTCGGTTGCTCGCTGGTTTCGCCAGCCTTGGCCGAGGTCAGACTTTCCGGCTTGTTCACCGATCACCTGATCCTGCAGCGCGGCATGCCCGTGCCGATCTGGGGCACCGGCGATAACGGCGAGATGGTCACGGTGAGCTTCGCCGGCCACGAGGCGAAAGCGACGATCGAAGGCGGCCGCTGGCAGGTGACCCTGCCCGAACTGGAAGCCTCGGCCGAGTCGCGTGAATTGAGCGTCAAAGGCACCAACCTCATCACGATCAAGGATGTGGTCGTCGGCGAAGTCTGGTTGGCCAGCGGGCAATCGAACATGCAGTGGCCCGTCAACCGATCGGCCGATCCCGAGCAGACGATCGCGGCGGCGAACCACCCACTGTTGCGGCTGTACACGGTCCCCCGCCAGGCGGCCGACGAACCGCAAGCGGACGTGATGAGCCACTGGGAAATCTGCAGCCCCGAGTCGGTGCCCGAGTTTTCCGCCGTCGGCTATGCCTTCGGCTTGCACCTGCACGACGCGCTCAAGGTACCCGTGGGCATCATCAGCACCAATTACGGCGGCACGCCGGCCGAGGCCTGGACGAGCAAGGAAGAGTTGGGAGCGAACGAAGCGTTGAGCTACATGCTCACCAACCCGCCGGCGATGGGCGTGCAGCGTCCCTACGGTTTGTACAACGCCATGATTCACCCGCTCATCCCCGCGGCGTTTCGCGGGGCCATCTGGTACCAGGGCGAATCGAACGCACCGCGGGCTTACGAATATCGGACGTTGTTCCCGGTGATGATCAACTGCTGGCGCAAGGCCTTTGCGCGGGGCGACTTTCCATTCCTGTTCGTCCAATTGGCACCGTTCATGAAGATCGAGCCGGAGCCGGGTGACAGCGCTTGGGCCGAGCTGCGCGAAGCACAGCTCTACACGAGCCAGACAGTGCCCAACACGGCGCAGGCCGTGATCACCGACTTGGGCGACGAAGTCGACATCCATCCCAAGGCCAAGGCGCCCGTCGGCAATCGCCTGGGCATGGCTGCCCGCGCGTTGGCCTATGGCGAGCCGATCATCTATCGGGGTCCGGTCTATAAGAGCGTCGAGTTCAAGGGCGCCGACGCGATCCTGAGCTTCGATTCGGTCGGGGCCGGCCTCGTGGCCAAGGACGGACCGCTCACGGGCTTCGCCGTGGCGGGCGCCGATCAGAAGTTTCACAAGGCCGAGGCCCGGATCGATGGCGACAAGGTGATCGTCACCTGTGCGCAGGTGGCCGAGCCGATGGCCGTGCGCTATGGTTGGGCCAATTTTCCGGTCGTCAACCTGTGGAATCAGGACGGCCTGCCGGCCTCGCCGTTCCGGACCGATGATTTTCCGCTGACGACGAAACCTAAGTAG